In Elusimicrobiota bacterium, one DNA window encodes the following:
- a CDS encoding LysR family transcriptional regulator, with amino-acid sequence MHIETLKIFCDVARLRSFSRSAEVHNVTQSAASQAVHQLESRLGVTLIDRSRRPWTLTPAGKQFYDGCRELIDHYDALERRVSGRQRTENAEVRVAAIYSVGLRHMREFVEKFLKQNPAVKVHLEYAHPDRVYDAVAEDRADVGIVSFPQARRDVDVIPWRREEIVVACAADHPFARRAEVDAARLSGEPFVAFDKDLTVRREMDRFLRKTGVAVEVALEFDNIEAIKQAVEIGSGVSLLPAPTVEREVRAGTLAAVPLKGKPFYRPLGILQRRGKAPRPNVAGFVRALRADGASADGTANVVSTRTGKTK; translated from the coding sequence GTGCACATCGAAACACTGAAGATCTTTTGCGACGTGGCCCGCCTGCGCAGCTTTTCCCGCTCCGCCGAGGTTCACAACGTCACCCAGTCCGCCGCCAGCCAGGCCGTGCATCAATTGGAGTCCCGCCTGGGGGTGACGCTCATCGACCGGTCGCGCCGTCCCTGGACCCTCACCCCCGCTGGAAAACAGTTTTACGACGGATGCCGCGAGTTGATCGATCATTACGACGCCCTGGAGCGGCGGGTCAGCGGGCGCCAGCGCACGGAAAACGCCGAAGTCCGCGTGGCGGCCATCTACTCCGTCGGCCTGCGCCACATGCGGGAGTTTGTGGAAAAGTTTTTGAAACAGAACCCCGCGGTCAAGGTGCACTTGGAATACGCCCACCCGGACCGGGTGTACGACGCGGTGGCCGAGGACCGGGCGGACGTGGGCATCGTTTCCTTCCCCCAGGCCCGGCGGGACGTGGACGTGATCCCCTGGCGGCGCGAGGAAATCGTCGTGGCCTGCGCCGCGGACCACCCCTTCGCCCGGCGGGCCGAGGTGGACGCCGCGCGGCTCTCCGGCGAACCCTTCGTGGCCTTCGATAAAGATTTGACGGTCCGCCGCGAAATGGACCGGTTTTTGAGAAAAACCGGCGTCGCGGTGGAGGTCGCCCTCGAGTTCGACAACATCGAGGCGATCAAGCAGGCGGTGGAAATCGGCTCGGGCGTGTCGCTCCTGCCGGCCCCCACCGTGGAGCGGGAAGTGCGGGCCGGAACCTTGGCCGCCGTGCCCCTCAAGGGCAAACCGTTTTATCGCCCGCTGGGCATCCTCCAACGTCGGGGGAAAGCCCCGCGGCCCAACGTGGCGGGGTTTGTGCGGGCCCTGCGGGCGGACGGCGCCAGCGCCGATGGAACCGCCAACGTCGTGTCAACGAGGACAGGAAAAACAAAATGA
- a CDS encoding LemA family protein: MKSKIAVAVLGVGALVVVGGLWAVGTYNRLVGLNEGATAAWAQVENVLQRRFDLVPNLVNTVKGYAKHEASVLEEVTRLRSQWGEAKTPGDKMSAAQGLEGALSRLMVVIEKYPDLKANENFLKLQDELAGTENRIAVERRRFNEAAKTYNVALRLFPGNLVARWSGFAPRGYFEAAPQAQTAPVVAF; the protein is encoded by the coding sequence ATGAAAAGCAAAATCGCGGTGGCCGTTTTGGGGGTGGGGGCGTTGGTCGTGGTGGGCGGTCTGTGGGCCGTCGGCACCTACAACCGGTTGGTGGGGCTGAACGAAGGCGCCACCGCCGCCTGGGCCCAGGTGGAAAACGTTTTGCAGCGGCGTTTTGATTTGGTCCCCAACCTGGTGAACACCGTGAAAGGCTACGCGAAGCACGAAGCCTCGGTGCTGGAGGAAGTCACGCGTCTTCGAAGCCAATGGGGCGAAGCCAAAACCCCCGGCGACAAAATGTCCGCCGCCCAGGGGCTGGAAGGCGCCCTGTCGCGCCTCATGGTCGTGATTGAGAAATACCCCGACCTCAAGGCCAACGAGAATTTTCTAAAACTCCAGGACGAGCTGGCCGGAACGGAAAACCGGATCGCGGTCGAGCGGAGGCGGTTCAACGAGGCCGCCAAAACTTACAACGTGGCGCTCCGGCTTTTCCCCGGGAACCTGGTGGCCCGTTGGTCGGGTTTCGCGCCGCGGGGGTATTTTGAAGCGGCGCCCCAGGCCCAGACGGCCCCGGTGGTGGCCTTCTAG
- a CDS encoding TPM domain-containing protein — translation MKKALLALGFLTAAGTAVAREFPKPQGAVSDFAGVLDADARARLTSLAAGLENKTTAELAIVTVPSLEGDTVENAANALFNAWGVGKKGKDNGVLILLAVQDRKTRIEVGYGLEGTLNDGLCGEIIRAKMIPEFKAGRLAAGLEAGAQSVATIVRGGAVEFPAESTRVEDRSWYPWLLGFLVVLFFGGLGYVFILLAVLKTGVSFAGALVSGLAALGLRYLFAGPDHPIQHALWGGGRGGGGSFGSGGFGGGGGGFGGGSSGGGGASGSW, via the coding sequence ATGAAAAAGGCCCTTTTGGCCCTGGGATTTCTGACGGCCGCCGGGACGGCCGTGGCCCGGGAATTCCCCAAACCCCAGGGCGCCGTATCCGATTTCGCCGGGGTATTGGACGCCGACGCCCGGGCCCGGCTTACGTCCCTGGCCGCCGGCCTGGAGAACAAGACCACGGCCGAACTGGCCATCGTCACCGTCCCCTCCCTGGAAGGCGACACGGTGGAGAACGCCGCCAACGCGCTCTTCAACGCCTGGGGTGTCGGGAAAAAGGGAAAAGACAACGGCGTTTTGATATTGTTGGCCGTGCAGGACCGCAAAACCCGGATCGAGGTGGGGTACGGCCTGGAAGGGACGCTGAACGACGGGTTGTGCGGGGAAATCATCCGGGCGAAAATGATCCCCGAATTCAAAGCGGGGCGGCTGGCGGCGGGGCTCGAGGCGGGCGCCCAAAGCGTGGCGACGATCGTCCGCGGGGGGGCGGTCGAATTTCCCGCGGAGTCCACGCGGGTGGAAGACCGGTCCTGGTATCCCTGGCTCCTCGGTTTTCTGGTGGTGTTATTTTTCGGAGGCCTCGGCTACGTTTTCATCCTATTGGCGGTTTTAAAAACGGGTGTTTCCTTCGCCGGGGCCTTGGTGTCGGGGTTGGCCGCGTTGGGGCTCCGGTATCTCTTCGCCGGTCCGGATCACCCGATCCAACACGCCCTCTGGGGCGGCGGTCGCGGGGGCGGGGGAAGCTTCGGGTCCGGCGGCTTTGGGGGCGGGGGCGGAGGTTTTGGCGGCGGATCGTCCGGTGGAGGAGGAGCGTCGGGATCATGGTGA
- a CDS encoding tetratricopeptide repeat protein, with translation MADALFLLQKAERFFAQGQYDRARPLYARVRRIARDPYLRADVLHQEAETLRALGAFQKALSFYGRSHALYRRLNVPTERLRTLLGVSACLRVLGRYARARALWRTVERARRFGASSPPPEEIWMESALVERGLGNFPKARALLQRVLRAQGASPAARQHAWWSLGGVERFSGHLPSAVGAFSRAAALARRLGDRSAEAFALCGAGGVARVIGRSAPSLAFYRRAHGLLDRLGDPFGRAYGLCGMANAHRTYGDARKTLPLYRRSAGLYKKLGDESSEGFAWWGLGGSFRRLDRLAESRRAYDKALALFRKSEDARGVAMALLGLGAWAEKAGRPTLATAFRRRALRESLRHDLPYESALAQWALNPNNVAALGSFGVSPATVKRWKDIP, from the coding sequence ATGGCGGACGCTCTCTTCCTTCTTCAGAAGGCCGAGCGCTTCTTTGCCCAGGGGCAATACGATCGCGCCCGGCCCCTCTACGCCCGTGTTCGTCGAATCGCCCGCGACCCTTATTTGCGGGCGGACGTCCTTCATCAAGAAGCCGAAACCCTCCGCGCCCTGGGGGCCTTTCAAAAGGCCCTTTCCTTCTACGGCCGGTCCCACGCCCTCTATCGCCGATTAAACGTACCCACGGAGCGCCTTCGAACCCTCCTGGGAGTGAGCGCTTGTCTTCGGGTTTTGGGCCGGTACGCCCGGGCCCGGGCCCTGTGGCGAACGGTGGAGCGGGCGCGCCGGTTCGGCGCCTCGTCCCCGCCGCCCGAGGAAATTTGGATGGAATCGGCCCTGGTGGAGCGGGGCCTGGGGAATTTCCCGAAAGCCCGGGCCCTTCTGCAGCGGGTCCTCCGCGCCCAAGGAGCCTCTCCGGCCGCCCGGCAGCACGCCTGGTGGTCTTTGGGCGGGGTCGAGCGTTTTTCCGGCCATCTCCCCTCCGCCGTCGGTGCTTTTTCCAGGGCGGCGGCCTTGGCCCGACGGTTGGGCGATCGTTCCGCGGAAGCCTTTGCCCTCTGCGGCGCCGGCGGCGTGGCCCGGGTCATCGGCCGCTCCGCCCCCTCCCTCGCTTTCTATCGACGCGCCCACGGCCTCTTGGACCGCCTGGGGGATCCCTTCGGCCGGGCGTACGGGCTTTGCGGCATGGCCAACGCCCACCGGACCTACGGCGACGCCCGAAAAACCCTCCCCCTTTACCGCCGTTCCGCCGGTCTTTACAAAAAGCTCGGGGACGAAAGCAGCGAAGGCTTCGCCTGGTGGGGACTCGGGGGGAGCTTTCGTCGGTTGGATCGACTCGCGGAGTCCCGCCGCGCCTACGACAAAGCCCTCGCTCTTTTCCGTAAATCCGAGGATGCCCGGGGCGTCGCGATGGCGTTGCTGGGATTGGGGGCCTGGGCGGAAAAGGCCGGCCGGCCGACCCTGGCAACGGCTTTCCGTCGGCGGGCCCTTCGGGAATCCCTTCGCCACGACTTGCCCTACGAGTCGGCTTTGGCCCAGTGGGCCTTGAACCCCAACAACGTCGCGGCCTTGGGCTCCTTCGGGGTATCTCCGGCGACCGTGAAACGTTGGAAAGACATTCCATGA
- the rpsI gene encoding 30S ribosomal protein S9 has translation MTSETIEITRQNPLWATGRRKTAIARVRLIPGEGRVTVNGKSVETFFGGNERQKASALAPFRVSNALSTFDIIVSTTGGGITGQADAIRLGLSRALVTVDPKLRSPLRAKGFLTRDPRAVERKKAGQPKARRRYQHSKR, from the coding sequence ATGACGTCCGAAACCATCGAAATCACGCGCCAAAATCCGCTGTGGGCCACGGGCCGCCGAAAAACGGCCATCGCCCGCGTCCGCCTCATTCCCGGCGAGGGCCGCGTGACGGTCAACGGCAAAAGCGTTGAAACCTTTTTCGGCGGCAACGAGCGTCAAAAAGCGTCGGCCTTGGCGCCGTTCCGGGTGTCCAACGCCCTGTCCACCTTTGACATCATCGTTTCGACCACCGGCGGCGGCATCACCGGCCAGGCCGACGCGATCCGCCTGGGCCTCTCCCGGGCGCTCGTGACCGTGGATCCGAAACTCCGCTCGCCGCTCCGCGCGAAGGGGTTCCTCACGCGCGATCCCCGGGCCGTCGAGCGAAAAAAAGCCGGCCAGCCCAAAGCCCGGCGCCGCTACCAGCACTCCAAGCGGTAA
- the rplM gene encoding 50S ribosomal protein L13 translates to MQTHHPKPNTVERRWFVVDADSVALGRLATLSAGLLRGKGKATFNTHQDLGDGVVVINAGKVALTGNKKTQKMDFRASGFRGGQTYTHYGKLLEEKPERAVELAVYGMLPKNRLRDRFMRRLKVFRAAEGSKIYPGAIVVDTKKPKIRSGGPFALASK, encoded by the coding sequence ATACAAACCCATCACCCCAAACCGAACACCGTCGAACGCCGCTGGTTCGTGGTCGACGCCGACAGCGTGGCCCTGGGCCGCCTGGCCACTTTGAGCGCGGGCCTCCTGCGCGGAAAAGGCAAAGCCACTTTCAACACGCACCAGGACCTGGGCGACGGCGTCGTGGTCATCAACGCCGGAAAAGTCGCCCTGACCGGCAACAAGAAAACCCAAAAAATGGATTTCCGCGCCTCGGGTTTCCGCGGCGGGCAAACCTACACCCACTACGGGAAACTGTTGGAAGAAAAACCCGAGCGGGCGGTGGAGTTGGCCGTCTACGGAATGCTTCCCAAGAACCGCCTGCGCGACCGCTTCATGCGCCGCCTCAAGGTGTTCCGGGCGGCCGAGGGCTCCAAGATTTACCCCGGCGCGATCGTCGTGGACACCAAAAAACCAAAAATTCGCTCCGGCGGTCCCTTCGCCCTGGCGAGCAAGTAA
- a CDS encoding N-acetyltransferase → MLPVITIRRAKIGDVRALHKLLSVFAEKKELLPRAISELYENLQQFHVADDKGRVVGCCSLAVQWDNLAEVKALAVDPDFQGRGIGRKLLDACLKDAKTLGITRVFALTMKDGFFDKIGFSRVGKNDLPHKVWTECVRCPYFPDACVEIAMVKDLGGVAPAPLFKAGDLPSDGTTPTEPEGFPAARNARAGKKR, encoded by the coding sequence ATGCTTCCCGTGATCACCATTCGACGGGCCAAAATCGGCGATGTGCGCGCCCTGCACAAGCTCCTCTCGGTTTTCGCCGAGAAAAAGGAGCTGTTGCCCCGGGCCATCTCCGAGCTCTACGAAAACTTGCAGCAGTTCCACGTGGCCGACGACAAGGGTCGGGTGGTGGGGTGTTGCTCCCTGGCCGTTCAATGGGACAATTTGGCCGAGGTCAAAGCCCTCGCGGTGGACCCCGACTTCCAGGGGCGCGGCATCGGGCGGAAGTTGCTCGACGCTTGCCTGAAAGACGCGAAAACCCTGGGCATCACCCGGGTGTTTGCCCTGACCATGAAGGACGGTTTTTTCGATAAAATCGGATTTTCCCGGGTGGGCAAAAACGATCTGCCCCACAAAGTCTGGACGGAATGCGTGCGGTGCCCTTATTTCCCCGACGCCTGCGTGGAAATCGCCATGGTGAAGGACCTGGGCGGCGTGGCCCCGGCCCCGTTGTTTAAGGCCGGCGACTTGCCGTCCGACGGCACCACTCCGACGGAACCCGAAGGGTTCCCCGCGGCCCGAAACGCCCGCGCCGGAAAAAAACGCTGA